The Micromonospora sp. Llam0 genome includes a window with the following:
- a CDS encoding serine hydrolase translates to MSSLFRTLRVAATSVTLVAAIAVVPASAAARPSPSTGPSAGGPASGGSPGDAIDRAALQSVLDDVTEAGVPGVLAAVRDGRHEWQAAAGHAYATRPRPMQPWMRHRIGSTTKTFVAATVLQLVDEGRLGLDDPIGQWLPETVPGEVGEQVTVRMLLNHTSGIGNYTNAMLTSYAAIDQMQVTTYPPAELVATGLAMPRTNPPGAMFSYSNTNYVLAGLLIEAVTGNDPTTEVQRRILRPLRLTGTYFPGADPTIRGPHGGAYFASFGVRDLGEFNMSWAWTAGEMISTTADLNTFYRALLDGELLDADTLNEMLTTVPFDPSAPQFGGYGLGIYSAPLPCGEFWGHDGAVLGHLTISLHSRDGARQLSTGINLSHYDIGFPDAHPVDVAWQTLLLGALCPADASASRSAGAAQLPPSVTRLPGNTGPVAVG, encoded by the coding sequence ATGTCTAGCCTTTTTAGGACACTCCGGGTCGCCGCCACCAGCGTGACACTGGTGGCGGCGATCGCCGTCGTACCAGCGTCCGCCGCCGCGCGACCCAGCCCGTCAACCGGCCCGTCCGCCGGTGGACCCGCGTCGGGCGGCTCGCCCGGCGACGCCATCGACCGCGCCGCACTGCAGTCCGTACTCGACGACGTGACGGAAGCCGGCGTACCCGGCGTCCTGGCCGCCGTCCGCGACGGCCGACACGAGTGGCAGGCCGCTGCCGGCCACGCGTACGCCACCCGACCCCGCCCGATGCAGCCGTGGATGCGGCACCGGATCGGCAGCACCACCAAGACGTTCGTCGCCGCCACAGTGCTGCAACTTGTCGACGAAGGCCGGCTCGGGCTCGACGACCCCATCGGGCAGTGGCTGCCCGAGACGGTTCCCGGCGAGGTGGGCGAGCAGGTCACCGTACGGATGCTGCTCAACCACACCAGCGGCATCGGCAACTACACGAATGCGATGCTCACCTCGTACGCCGCGATCGACCAGATGCAGGTCACCACGTACCCGCCGGCGGAGCTGGTCGCGACGGGCCTGGCGATGCCGCGCACCAACCCGCCCGGCGCGATGTTCAGCTACTCCAACACCAACTACGTCCTCGCCGGCCTGCTGATCGAGGCGGTCACCGGCAACGACCCCACCACCGAGGTGCAGCGGCGGATCCTGCGGCCGTTGCGACTGACCGGCACCTACTTTCCCGGCGCCGACCCGACGATCCGTGGCCCGCACGGCGGCGCCTACTTCGCGTCGTTCGGTGTGCGGGACCTCGGCGAGTTCAACATGAGCTGGGCGTGGACCGCCGGTGAGATGATCTCCACCACCGCCGACCTGAACACGTTCTACCGGGCGCTGCTCGACGGTGAACTGCTCGACGCGGACACCCTCAACGAGATGCTCACCACGGTGCCGTTCGACCCGTCCGCCCCGCAGTTCGGCGGCTACGGTCTCGGCATCTACTCGGCGCCGCTGCCGTGCGGCGAGTTCTGGGGACACGACGGCGCGGTGCTCGGCCATCTGACGATCTCACTGCACAGCCGGGACGGCGCACGTCAGCTCTCCACCGGTATCAACCTCAGTCACTACGACATCGGGTTCCCGGACGCGCACCCGGTCGACGTCGCCTGGCAGACGCTGCTGCTGGGCGCGCTCTGCCCGGCCGACGCGTCGGCGAGCCGGTCCGCCGGTGCGGCCCAGCTGCCGCCCAGCGTGACCCGGCTGCCCGGCAACACCGGGCCGGTGGCGGTCGGATAG